Below is a window of Leptidea sinapis chromosome 4, ilLepSina1.1, whole genome shotgun sequence DNA.
TTGGTAAAAATGCATGCCTTACTATTTGCTATTTTCCATCGCCGTGGAAAACAGCGAAAGTAATAGCTATACCTAAGCCCGGCAAAGATCTATCAGACCCATATTCATATCGCCCCATTAGTCTTCTCCCATGCATTGGGAAACTTttcgaaaaaattatatacaagcGCTTAACGAGAGCCTCAGAAAACCTTCTGATCGACGAACAATTTGGATTCCGTCAGGTCCATTCTACAGTGCAACAGCTTGTCTGAGTTGCAGAAACCGTGTCTTACAATCTTAATCTAAAGCAGTCTACAGTGTTGCAATGTTCCTACTCGATATCGAAAAAGCTTTTGACACGGTCTGGCACCAAGGCCTTCTGCATAAGCTGGTTTCAATGGGAATCTGTACTCAATTAACACGAATTATCAAATCCTACTTGACTTGTCAAAACTTCAGtgtttgtattaataaatattcatccTCCCCTAAACCAATCCCTGCAGGTGTCCCTCAGGGATCAATCCTTGCCTCAatcctatttttaaattatttaaatgatataccTATCCAACCGCGTACTAATATTGCTTGTTTTGCGGATGACTCGGCATCATTTACCTCATCCTCTGACACCGATCTCATTATTAGTCGGTTACAGTTATCGATTGATCTATTACTTGACTACTTTAATAAAtggaagttaaaaataatcCTTTTTTCCAGAAAACGAAATCCTCCTAAAAGAACATTGAAAATAGATAATCTCAATATACCTTGGAGTTGTACAGTAAAATATCTGGGCACAATCCTCGACACAAAACTCAACTGGTCTGAAAATACTTCCAAGCTCTGCATCAAAGGAGTGAAGGCACTCAACGCACTCAGTCCAATCTTAAACAGGCGTTCTCGACTCAGTAGCCACACCAAACTGCGAATATACTGCACCTTGGTCTGACCCTGCATAACTTATGCTTGTCCGGTTTGGAGCAGTACATGCCAAaccaatttaaacaaattacaaataatacaaaacaaagCACTAAAATTCGCATTCAGTACTCCATTTTGGACAAACTTACATAAACTGCATAACAACATAGGCCTTCCTAAAATCGATTAGAATTAGCAACaaaattttacttatataaCAATCCTAAAAGCAAAAACACACTTATTAGAAATCTATGCAAAACCCGCAGTAAAAATCTTACATTTATCGATAAGTATCATCGATATCGGTTACCGCATCACCATTTCCTTGAATTCGATTAGGCCGCGTTTGTTTCTATGCACTGCATTCGTGACTCATTCACGGTTACCGCGCTGGAGCGAGCGGTTGCATCTCGTTAGAGTAATAGTGTTCTGCGGGTTGTATGCTGTGAACTACACGCGACATAATACGTGACGAGTTCTTGTTGCTAGCTGGAAACACATTCATATGTTATCATACCAAGTGCTGTAACTTTCCTATCCTCTAATAAATGCAAATGCTTTTATTACGAAGTTCCAACTACAAAAAATTGTCAGTGTTATAAAATGTAATGCTGTGTCTAAGGCTTACATAGACTAAAAAACCTTgctgaattaataattattatacttaacaaCGTTTGTTTACCATGtaattaacttattctatacgttttatatgtttttattaggcCTAAGTACCCACAAAACAATACCTAAAACCACGATACTGTACTACTAGGATCTACCTATACTGGTTTTGTacataacttaatttacttgataataaagatattttgaaattgaattgaatatatctcttttggtcgacataatgtagtcaatctcatttttggtggcaccatagtggctgatccaagtccatttgcgttgttctAGCTACATGGCGAAGGAGTTCTTCATATAGAGATACTCCTTCTCCATGAAGTCAGCCGGCATCTGGTCTCGTGCGTCACCGCCGCTACGTTTGCCCAGAATTGCGTTGAAGATGACAACGTTAAAATGGGTCTTAGGAGTGTGAATGGCTCTTTAAATGTCCTCATACATGGCCTCCATCCTCGGTGGTCCGtccattataataattatgttgccGGGGCCAATGGTCTTCGTTAGTAGTAGCGTTCCCGAACCCGTGGATCTGTGGACCCCTGCCCCGTTACTTATGTACCATGGCCACCACGACTAGGGCCACCGGGGACGCCGTCGTGGTGCTTTCTTGGAAAAATGCTACTGTTCCATCCTCGGTCCCTTGTATCCTCTTagtcttacgacacccacgggagcAGATGGGTGCTATTCTAGTGCAACGACACGCACACGAAATACGAAACAAAagcatatccaaactttaaaaggatggagtgtcgtatttcagataAATGCCCctcaaattaacaaaattattttgtaactaacttgacgtttttaatcattttgctaaataattacatttcaattgttaaaacaaaatgttcttacATCGCATTTGCATCtaagcaataataaaaaatatatttttacttattgtaTTATTTGGTGACTTTATACAAATATCAATCACCAATTCTGTCACTATATCACTTTCTATCACTGTAGTCAATGCACTTtccattatttaaaatgttttcatattttttataaatcattgtaaataaaataaagtcttgGAAAGTATAtgtatacccccttattcataatagtcggctaacttaaagcattgctaattttcactctgtcttcttctattgacctaagtcagaatgagaaaaaacactcctaagcggctgtttaaagttagcggaccattatgaataagggggatagtatatatatagtaagaagccacaacctgagagttgaacaaagcaaacaagattttatagcaaggcgttactcgaacggttagctcagttggttagagcactggcacggaacgccggaggtcgtgggttcgagacccgcatcgttcataaaattttgtttttcaaattttatttgtgtattaatcctagaagtgagtgttatcactttaaaaacataacatattgtttagatttacaagagcgatatctcaagtcaatttcctaatatgcaaatattgggtttgagcaggttatcaactgtaaagtagatcctgtaggtgaagccacaacctgagagttgaaacaagcaaacaagattttaaggcgaggcgttactcgaacggttagctcagttggttagagcaccggcacggaacgccggaggtcgtgggttcgagtgccgcatcgttcataaaattttgttttttaaattttatttgtgtatatatttaataaactttgtaaagcggcttttattttatttgtatcaataaaaaaatcataataaaaatgtatacccGAATAATTATGTTCTACCTCGAAtagaacttaaaattaatatttttataataaggaacttcgttcctatccggtgtcccacgacaccacacggtttttttatctacataaaaatataagtgaCAAAACTCGGcctcaaaataatattttgacctAAACTAGGAATCCTACTGCTCCCCGATCCACATTTTGTGTTCAGTTGCGTTTGATCGAGTGTTGATGTGCCTTAGTTTTATAATGGTAAATTGGGATTTGCtgataatattgattattgaaGACGAAGAAGGTGCACAGGCTATGAATGGGGATAGAAGATATTGGGTTGATAATCTACGGAAAGAAAGAGAATCAAATGGTgcaatcaataataatttatttaatgactTAAGATACGGAATAGAAGACAAATTTCTTGATTATCTATCGACCTTAATATATCGCAAAATAAAGAACAAATCCCGTCTCACCCCTCGGTATGTCACAACGTGCGCAACGTCCTCGGCATGCCATTGCCTACCGTTGCACGCCATGGGAGTCTGTGTCGCGTCTTTCAATGCCTTGGAATGAAATCCCTTTCGATGCATCTATCATTTTAAAGCATAACAATTTATGTTGTATATCTATACCAATATGTTAATAGTTATTCGTTAcggtaaatattaaatatacataattttgaATAGTTGCATCAGGTCCACACTTGtaccccagtatttttggctaaaCTAAGAATTAGGGACAATGTCTAGTGTGTCTAGATGAGGAAAAtgtggatcatttattcttcaattgccctttaacgcaaccttctttgtacaattttatacctcctgaagtTCCCCGCCCGCcgcttttgtatatattttgtgtatatatattaaaataaataagattaagttgtaaatagcactaagcacttatattaaataatttaagtaattatatttgtgtatgtcctttatagtcctaacagcatgtatatttgtttcaggtataagaaaataaaacttgtttcaatcttaagcaccgatcattaaaattagtaaaagaatactctaagcttggtggtctaccttaacgtgacattggcaaacttgtggtatcttccacaggagccatagtaggaagaatagaatagaatggTCATTGACAAATCGGAATTCATCAATTttgaatttacaaataattttttgtgtcGTTTTGTTAGAGTAGAAGTGTTCTGTGGTCGTTTTGACGTGACTGTGTGCAATCGAGCATCATCCCTCCGGCTCCGACTCTCGTTATAGTAAcatgtattttatgtatattctctgttaacttatttaataataatatttataccttGCTAGCGCAACATACCTACTTGACGAACATAGAGATTGGAACTATatcataaaagtaaaatattggcTACGGTTATACGAGATTTTTCAGCTCAACGTTACTACTTAATACTTACTACTACTGTGTGCtgctcgttagagtaaaagtgttctgtggtgAACTGGGAGTTCATCTTCACatgagtttttattattaagttgagGATTTTTTATCAACATTACGCTTTACCATACAGCTCTAGGTATTAACGCATATTACCGTCAAATCTCAACGCAACATGGCACAGAAAACATTGACGTTTGTCActggaaatattaaaaaattggaAGAAATCAAAGCTATTTTGGGCAATAGCTTTCCTCTAGATGTTACCAATTATAAATTAGACTTACCAGAATTGCAAGGTGAGATTGATGAAGTTTCGATTAAAAAATGTCAAGAAGCTGctcgtattttaaataaacctGTGGTAGTTGAAGACACTTCTCTATGTTTTAATGCATTAAAAGGCTTACCAGGTCCCTACATTAAATGGTTTTTGGAAAAATTGAAACCTGAAGGCTTACATAAACTTCTAACAGGTTGGGAAGATAAATCTGCTGAGGCAGTTTGTACTTTTGCATACTCTTCAGGCATTGAAGGGGATGTGCAACTGTTTCAAGGTAAAACTTCTGGCACCATTGTATACCCAAGGGGCACAAGAGACTTTGGTTGGGATTGTATATTCCAACCTGATGGTTATGACAAAACATATGGTGAACTATCAAAGGAGGAGAAAAATAAGATATCACATAGGTACAAAGCTTTAGATAAGTTAAAGACTCATTTCATTGAAAACATCtgaaaactttataatttttaatgttatatcttAAAATGTTCCTATTATTTTGTAACTAAATGAATGTACACAGTAAAATGCCTATGATAATATATGTGTTATATAAAGTTACATAATATGAAGTCTTTGATTTCTGAACATTCGGATCAATATATGGTTCtaaattagatttattataattttggtaGTACCAGTCTTTATCCTCTTTACTGTGTGCTTTTGGGTTTTTCTCATCATCATAAAACCTTGTTTTTGGTTCTCTGTTTACTGGTGGATATTTATTATGCAGATCATAATGTTCTGCAATTGGCATATTCACTTTAGTAATTGTAGCTGCCCGACTGTTGTTCATATTGTGTTCACTACGTCCTTGAGCTAGCTTAGCAGAGAGGGCTGTAGAGGAGCTTTCAATTTGCTTTTTAATAGGTGGTTTTGTTGTTACTGGATTAAGAGTAAATGGTACAATGCTAGTAGTATCAAGCCAAGTTGGTAGTGACATATCATCACTTGAATCTGTTGTAATAATACCCTCTTTTTCAGTAACATGCATTATAGAAAAATTTGACtccatcatattatatttaataaggtTGCTTGGATCACTGTTTTGTTCTTCAACATTCTTTGTCCTGTTATAAGCTATATGAGTGCTGTTGTCTTTATCTAGAAAAGCTTGCAGCTCGTGCACTtcacttttagtttttttatgtgttgtactattttgaaCTTTATGCTTTGGAGGTTCATTGTGAATCAGGACAGCTTTATCAACAACATTTCCAAAATTGTCATAGCCAATGCTCTCATTGCTGACTATTGCTTTGGAGATATTTGTATTTGGAATTGTCATTGGAGAGAAAACATTAGAAGTAGGTGGTAATATTGGTGAAAATCCACCAGTTTCAAATCTGGGGTTCTCTGTTACTGGATATCTTATAGAGTTAAGCTGACTTTTATTTTCAGGCCAATCCATTTTACGACCAGTTGTAAGTAGCTTTCCCATATCCAATGAAGGTAATGGAAAGCCAAAGAAAGTTAACCCACCTGTACCACTTGTTGATGTAGTGACTGGTTTCATACTTGTactattgatattattatttggtgTTGAAGCATAAATTGTTGGAATTTTTtcactgtttttatttttacctatactttgatttatatttttattattgtttaagttTTCATTAACTGTTTCATTGTATGGGTAATCTATATAATCTTCATAAAAGTATTCAGATTCCTCTGGAGTTGGtttatcaataattttgttACCATGATAATGATTACGAATATGtgtagcataatctttgattttatCAATGTTTGTAAATACTTGAGATGTGCCTAAGTTTGCGGCAATTACATCATCGGAAGGTTTACATAATGTAGACATAGCTTTACTTTGTGGAACATTTGGACAGTCATTTCTGCCAAAAGGCATTTCTCTAACATGAGTTCCATCTGAACATTTAGGTCCAATTGAAAATGATTCTGATAACCATGACTTTAGCCAAATTATTTCACAATTACATATGAGTGGattatctgaaaaaaaaaatgaataaggACATATTCTTAAATCTTTAGAGTTACTCCTAATCATAATAACACTATTTTGTACTCACCATCAATGTCCAAAATAGCTATATTGTTCCGTAATTTTTCAAAACTACTTTCGAATATACTTGTTAATTTGTTGTGACGAAGGGATAAAATTTTTAGACGGGACATTGAATCAAATGGCTGCCCATTTATTGCACAAATCAAATTATTATCGAGATTAAGTTCAACAAGCCATTCCATATTTATAAAAGAATCTCTTGTTATGACTGAGAGTTTATTGaaacttaaatctaaaactTCTAATGATGAAAGATGTTTTATTCCACTATTTTCTAAGTTAGTTAATTTGTTTCTGCTTACATTCATGTATTGTACTAATGGTATATTATCAAAGGCTTGCAttgatataaattgtaattgattCCCTTGTAACTCAATAACTCGCAACTTCAGTAGATTTGAAAACACTCTGTCGGGTAGATCCATTATATGGTTTCCACCCAAATAAATTGATGTTAAATTATATAGATCTGTTACTGCCAAAGGATGTATTAACTCAATTTGATTGTTATTCATATCAATTATTTCCAAACTCCTAAGATTTTTGAAGGATCCTGTGTGAAGTTCTATAATTTTGTTATGCTGTGCTTTAAGTTCTTTCAACatatgcattttattaatactattttcGTCTAAATACTTTATAAGGTTGTAACTAAAGtcaaatactttaatatttgacataatatttaaatcaatctgtaattcatgtaaattattagaagaaatatttaatatttcaatctCAAATGGTGCACTTATAGCACTAGGCGATATATTtcgcaatttatttttactaatatttatgtCTAAAAGTCCATCAAGATCCTTTATTGCAgcaaaatcaaaatttacaatttgATTTCCATGTAAGTTCAGCCGTTTGAGATTTTTTAGCTTACTTAAACTTTTTTGATGTACCAAGAGTATTTGATTTTCGCTTATATCCAATACTTCTAGACGCGGTAGATCCGTTAATATCATAGCTTCAAGTTGCTTCAATCCGTTGCGTTTCATATAAAACCGCCTTAAGTTATGTAAAGACTTCATTCCGCCGTACGGTATTTTTTGTATACCATTATTAGATAAATCTAATGTTCTCAAAGATGGTAAATCTAAATCGGGAGAAGGTGGTGCAGGTAAGCTTGGTATTTGATTTTTTTGCAGGTACAAATTTTCCAAACCTCTTGGCAATCCAGGAAGAAATTCCACAAGTCTATTGGAACTAGCATCTATTTCATAAAGATTCACCAAATTCCTGAAAGTCGCTGGATGAATAGAGACCAAGGCATTTGAGGAAATATTGATATATTCTAACAGTGTACAGTCCACAAATGTTATCGGATCTATAACTGTTAACTTGTTACTGCTCAAATTTATTCTACGCAATGCTGACAAGCTGTAAAAGAGCTTAGGTTGCAACctctgaaaaaaattatttgataagTCTAATCCTTTTAAAGATGGAAGGTTCCAAAATGGGCCCTCGTTTGTTTCGTCGCTCAAATAGTTATTACTCAAATGTAATTCCCTCAAGGCTGGCATGGCAACGAAAGAATCTGGctctataaattttaatttattttcatttaaatgtaataGCTCTAGGCTTGCATGCCCTCTCAAAGCTCCTCTTGGAATTTCACGTAGAAAGTTTTTACTCAGGTCCAAGATTTTTAACCTTGGCAGGGCATCAAGTAATGATCTAAATTCTGATGTGTGCATTATTTTATTCCCGATCAGAGTTAGTTCTTCCACCCCGCTTCCCGATGGTTGTAGGAATGATTCTGGATGTATCCTGATGATTTCGTTGTAATTTAAATCAACAACTCTTAATTTGGGGACACGATGAAATGATCCGTGgtgaattattttgatattattgttgGCCAGATATAAAGTTTCCAACATGGTCTGATCAACAAAAGCACCTTCGTTTAACtggtttattacattatttcgTAGGTTTAGTGTGGATAGCATTGGTAAATCTCTGGTGGCTCTGCCGACCATTGTCGCATCTGAAATCTGATTATTATTCAATGATAATTCATTAAGAAGTGGAAGCAACGATAGAGCTCtcatatgtatattcgataACCCACAATTGGCTATTTCTAGTTTAGTTAATTTCGGCAAGTTATAAAAAACATTCTCTCTTAGGATATGAAGATTTGGACTACCAgttataaaaagtttattcaaGCTTGGTAAATTATGAAATGTCTGCTCACTTATATTGTTTAAACTTTCAGATTGTATGTTAATGTATTTCAGTTTCTTTAAATTAGCAAACGTTGGTattcttttcaatttttgtGATTGAATTGTTATTGCTTGGAGATAATGAAGTTTCGATAAACTTTCAGCGGGGATGCTTTTTAAATCGTTTTCTACTATATAAATTTCCATAAGGTTCGATTCCTGTGTTTCAAGCCAAGTCGAAGATAGTCTTTCCAGCCCATTATGTCTAAGCATTATTCTCGTCGCATTTATCGCCTGAAAAAACTTTCCTGGTACTGAcggcaaataattattttctacaaTTAATTCATCTATTGGTCTCTTTATATACTGGCCAACTTTTTGGATACCCCTCATCACTCGAGTCAGGTCGCTGTGCGTACACCTGAAAAAGGAAGCAATCATTTTTAGGAGTCCATTTCGTAAATATATGTTATGTcttttattacttacttaccATATTTGCAGATCTTCGCCTTTGTTGGTACATATACAAGGTAAAATATGTTCAGAAGTGGGGCATGACGCCTTTAGTCTGACAACACTCAATCCCAGTATAAGCAATATGATCCACAATGATTTCTGGACTTTCCGATTCATTCCCACGATATATCGTATGTGATTGTCATTGTACCATAATGAAAATATGAGAAGCTATCATtctgaaacataataaaatatatggaaaGCATAATCAACGCTCGGCGTCCGGTTGCGTCAAGGACTGCGCcgattaaaacaataaaattggaAACAATGGATGCGTGGATCAGCGTAGTAGTCTGTTGTTAAATTACACTTTCGCTATTGTTTAGTTTAGGAAACGGATAATATTACGTCACTGTGTGCGATTGTTACGtagctattttaatatttgttaaacttcttgcctcgcacagccactttgtgaaatcaaataccggctgcagttttcccgaaccgatacgactttgGGACTTTCATGCAtaaagcatactcccaacttaaagccCGGCAACGTAACTCTTTGCCCCTAGATATGTGGATGTCAAAGGCCAGTTGCCTCAACACTTCCCATCACGTTAGTCTTTTGCACGTTTGCCCattcttgtataaaaaaatagcttGTGGTGAGTGTCAATGTCGATGTAgcagaaacttaaaaaggatttcaaattcaaatatttttattcaaagtcacttttaacgtcaaaaactatcacccattcaaaatagactcagacctgagaagaacgggcgcaaaaaactcagagggatttatttaataaaaaatatggattagtgttatatcgtacaacaaacatttatagttaaagagcctgagggtgtccgcttcatttccagtctgtggtatcattaagaatatggtttgttattataacatttcaccaaacaaacgttttttaacaattcttttaaatttcgcaacacatttgttttgtacattttctgggatcatattgtaaaagcatatacatcgcccaataaaagacttagtaactcgactttaccgagtagtaggcataacaagtttatgtttattccttgtgttaacattatgtttgtcacagtttctaggaaATTTCTTAacgtgcttatgaacatatatagaacattatcaagaatatattgagaagcaacagataaaatgtttatttctttgaatttttctcttaatgattctttaggtaGACCTAGGTTATACATAgcacgaatagccctcttctgcagcacaaaaatggtattaatatcggctgcactgccctgataataatactttgaaataaacacctaaataagtaaataatagtcCTAGGTTAATTCTGATGAAATAAATTAGTACTTAATTACAATGACTTTATGAATTAGTCATGGAAACCTATTAGAAATATACAGAGTAGGTAAGTAACGAAATTCGGTTCTTTTGTTTATGTTATGAAAACCTGTACCGCACAAAGATCCGTTCGGTGGTTTTTGAGCTTATCAGGTTCACACAGGCAGACGCGGAGGGAATTTATTgcgactttattttatataagtagtCAACTCTTTAAAGTTGTATTTATTCATGTACGTCAAAATTGATACTTATGTACGtcaaagttatacattttaacattaattactaACTCAAGCTTAGGTTTATTGAGGAGTGGCAAGACATTCAAATCCACTCtttgaaatcaatatttattgcttcagaattttataaattattttaatttcaatcaaTACATGGATTATTTAGGATTCCATACCCAAAGAATAGGGAACCCGATTCGGCTGAACTTCCCTCCGACCGTCCTTCAGTCTGTCAAAGGGCTGTGTCTCATTAGCCGTAATAGCTagacagctgaaattttgacagaaCGTTTAATACTAATGAAgctatatcaaataaaattttaaatctaggttaggtaaataacaaataatataagtattactgATTACTGTTTTCTGctcacacaattattattaattacttatttaattgaCGTTTTGGCGTTTCCTTTGGCTGAAATCGTATATTTCGAATTAGTAAGattaattttaagattatttacaCCAAGCCATTTTatccatattatttataatgttattgtttaaattcATAATGTCAAAGTttttaatgacattaaaaaattatcgaaataTCGTTTGcgtatagaattattttattatttgtaatgtctATGATGTCATTGAGATAAAATAGAATAAGCCCCAGGACACTTCCTTGAGGTACACCACACCGATCAAATGTATATTCAGATTTGTAAGTTTCTTATATCCTAGGTGCGAGATTGTGTGAAGACATATGAACCTGAATATGGAATACCTTTAAACTTATTCTGTCCTACCTCTGTTCTAACTACTCATTTTTATGGTACAGGTCACCTGACAGAAAGTGATCAATGCCTCCCACGCTCATACAACACCACAGGTACCGCATAAGCATCGCCTACCTTAACTGTAGATGTACGCGGTTCTCCTGAGATTTCCTGTGTTGCAATGAAGTTCGTATAACATCCAAGAACATTGCGTGCTGGTGATACGAGAACTTGTGGCAGTCTATGGCTGAGATCtgtagagcgtacttagactttacttacgtaaaacttagccgagtttaagcttagcataatctttgatatcgtttttatagtcatttgacttAAGCCAAGACAGCCCGAGGCTAAAATCAAGTTCGCGTCTTATCACACTCAGCTTAGTTTTGCTTAAGTAAAGTTTGAACAAAGTCTAAGtaggctctatagatctcagcctaagggATATTTATTTATCGTTTTGCATGGATCAGTAAAAATAGCGCAGATGCAGCCATCGAAACGAATTGTTATAACAGTACGGTTACCTACACGCGCAGTGGGCGTCTCAAACATAACTGTCATTTGTGTCCTCATAGTGCATCCGTAAACATAGACCGTTGTGATTATAGCTAGGTGGTCTAATACCAGCAATGCATTCCGtacttacaaaaatacataaatatgtttaaaccaactgatacccgcgacttcgtccgcgtacacacatgactgcACGTATAACGTAGTGTTTATAAAATCGTTGTTTCTTcaaactttaataactttatattaaacgAAGATatggcaatatttttttagataagaGCCAAGTGTCTAAGGgataaaacttag
It encodes the following:
- the LOC126979988 gene encoding inosine triphosphate pyrophosphatase; the protein is MAQKTLTFVTGNIKKLEEIKAILGNSFPLDVTNYKLDLPELQGEIDEVSIKKCQEAARILNKPVVVEDTSLCFNALKGLPGPYIKWFLEKLKPEGLHKLLTGWEDKSAEAVCTFAYSSGIEGDVQLFQGKTSGTIVYPRGTRDFGWDCIFQPDGYDKTYGELSKEEKNKISHRYKALDKLKTHFIENI
- the LOC126979961 gene encoding protein artichoke; the encoded protein is MNRKVQKSLWIILLILGLSVVRLKASCPTSEHILPCICTNKGEDLQIWCTHSDLTRVMRGIQKVGQYIKRPIDELIVENNYLPSVPGKFFQAINATRIMLRHNGLERLSSTWLETQESNLMEIYIVENDLKSIPAESLSKLHYLQAITIQSQKLKRIPTFANLKKLKYINIQSESLNNISEQTFHNLPSLNKLFITGSPNLHILRENVFYNLPKLTKLEIANCGLSNIHMRALSLLPLLNELSLNNNQISDATMVGRATRDLPMLSTLNLRNNVINQLNEGAFVDQTMLETLYLANNNIKIIHHGSFHRVPKLRVVDLNYNEIIRIHPESFLQPSGSGVEELTLIGNKIMHTSEFRSLLDALPRLKILDLSKNFLREIPRGALRGHASLELLHLNENKLKFIEPDSFVAMPALRELHLSNNYLSDETNEGPFWNLPSLKGLDLSNNFFQRLQPKLFYSLSALRRINLSSNKLTVIDPITFVDCTLLEYINISSNALVSIHPATFRNLVNLYEIDASSNRLVEFLPGLPRGLENLYLQKNQIPSLPAPPSPDLDLPSLRTLDLSNNGIQKIPYGGMKSLHNLRRFYMKRNGLKQLEAMILTDLPRLEVLDISENQILLVHQKSLSKLKNLKRLNLHGNQIVNFDFAAIKDLDGLLDINISKNKLRNISPSAISAPFEIEILNISSNNLHELQIDLNIMSNIKVFDFSYNLIKYLDENSINKMHMLKELKAQHNKIIELHTGSFKNLRSLEIIDMNNNQIELIHPLAVTDLYNLTSIYLGGNHIMDLPDRVFSNLLKLRVIELQGNQLQFISMQAFDNIPLVQYMNVSRNKLTNLENSGIKHLSSLEVLDLSFNKLSVITRDSFINMEWLVELNLDNNLICAINGQPFDSMSRLKILSLRHNKLTSIFESSFEKLRNNIAILDIDDNPLICNCEIIWLKSWLSESFSIGPKCSDGTHVREMPFGRNDCPNVPQSKAMSTLCKPSDDVIAANLGTSQVFTNIDKIKDYATHIRNHYHGNKIIDKPTPEESEYFYEDYIDYPYNETVNENLNNNKNINQSIGKNKNSEKIPTIYASTPNNNINSTSMKPVTTSTSGTGGLTFFGFPLPSLDMGKLLTTGRKMDWPENKSQLNSIRYPVTENPRFETGGFSPILPPTSNVFSPMTIPNTNISKAIVSNESIGYDNFGNVVDKAVLIHNEPPKHKVQNSTTHKKTKSEVHELQAFLDKDNSTHIAYNRTKNVEEQNSDPSNLIKYNMMESNFSIMHVTEKEGIITTDSSDDMSLPTWLDTTSIVPFTLNPVTTKPPIKKQIESSSTALSAKLAQGRSEHNMNNSRAATITKVNMPIAEHYDLHNKYPPVNREPKTRFYDDEKNPKAHSKEDKDWYYQNYNKSNLEPYIDPNVQKSKTSYYVTLYNTYIIIGILLCTFI